From Rhodopseudomonas palustris, a single genomic window includes:
- a CDS encoding class I adenylate-forming enzyme family protein has protein sequence MPDFITLPALVRGTAQARPERIAVIDGERQLRYAEFDALIDRIAATFHRDGLKPTDTISICALSSIEYAATFLGALRAGIAVAPLAPSSTAKDFSAMVRDSAAKILFTDDFAANAMKDAEIDAAVKRVAFDDGTSGEAFTRWLAPEGSKPAPVTIDPEWVFNIIYSSGTTGTPKGIVHSHQMRWAQYGKLDPIGYGPDAVTLLSTPLYSNTTLVCFNPTLAGGGTVVLMKKFDARGFLELAQKYRVTHAMLVPVQYRRIMALPEFGQFDLSSFQMKFCTSAPFAPELKADILKRWPGGLTEYYGMTEGGGSCTLLAHEFPNKLHTVGQPRPGHEIRMIDEDGNFLPNGEVGEIVGRSDTIMKGYLNQPQKTAEVFWTDKDGNLWVRSGDVGRFDADGFITLMDRKKDMIISGGFNIYPSDIEAVVAKHPDVLEVAVVGMPSEEWGETPVAFVASRPGRSIDPAELKTWTNGQVGKTQRLAEVVLVESLPRSAIGKVLKRELRDQRLGMKAAS, from the coding sequence ATGCCCGACTTCATCACTCTTCCTGCCCTGGTTCGTGGCACCGCGCAGGCGCGGCCGGAGCGGATCGCGGTGATCGACGGGGAACGGCAATTGCGCTACGCGGAATTCGATGCGCTGATCGATCGCATCGCCGCGACCTTCCATCGCGACGGTCTGAAGCCGACCGACACCATCTCGATCTGCGCGCTGTCCTCGATCGAATATGCGGCGACTTTCCTCGGCGCTCTGCGCGCCGGCATCGCGGTGGCGCCGCTGGCGCCGTCGTCGACCGCCAAGGACTTCTCCGCGATGGTGCGGGACTCCGCCGCCAAGATTCTGTTCACCGACGACTTCGCCGCCAATGCGATGAAGGACGCCGAGATCGATGCCGCGGTGAAGCGCGTGGCGTTCGACGATGGCACCAGCGGCGAAGCGTTCACCCGCTGGCTTGCGCCGGAAGGTAGCAAGCCAGCGCCGGTGACGATCGATCCGGAATGGGTGTTCAACATCATCTACTCGTCGGGCACCACCGGTACGCCGAAGGGCATCGTCCACAGCCATCAGATGCGCTGGGCGCAATACGGCAAGCTCGATCCGATCGGCTACGGCCCCGACGCGGTGACGCTGCTGTCGACGCCGCTCTATTCCAACACGACGCTGGTCTGCTTCAACCCGACGCTCGCAGGCGGCGGCACCGTCGTGCTGATGAAGAAGTTCGATGCCCGCGGTTTCCTGGAGCTGGCGCAGAAGTATCGCGTCACTCATGCGATGCTGGTGCCGGTGCAGTATCGCCGGATCATGGCGCTGCCGGAGTTCGGTCAGTTCGACCTGTCGTCCTTCCAGATGAAGTTCTGCACCTCCGCGCCGTTTGCGCCGGAATTGAAGGCCGACATCCTCAAGCGCTGGCCCGGCGGCTTGACCGAGTATTACGGCATGACCGAGGGCGGCGGTTCGTGCACGCTGCTCGCCCACGAATTCCCGAACAAGCTCCACACCGTCGGCCAGCCGCGGCCCGGCCATGAGATCCGGATGATCGACGAGGACGGCAACTTCCTGCCCAACGGCGAGGTCGGCGAAATCGTCGGTCGCTCCGACACCATCATGAAGGGCTACCTCAATCAGCCGCAGAAGACCGCCGAGGTGTTCTGGACCGACAAGGACGGCAATCTCTGGGTGCGCAGCGGCGACGTCGGCCGGTTCGATGCCGACGGCTTCATCACCCTGATGGACCGCAAGAAGGACATGATCATCTCGGGCGGATTCAACATCTATCCGAGCGATATCGAAGCCGTGGTCGCCAAGCATCCCGACGTGCTCGAGGTCGCGGTCGTCGGCATGCCGTCGGAAGAATGGGGCGAGACCCCGGTTGCGTTCGTGGCGTCGCGGCCCGGCCGCAGCATCGACCCGGCTGAGCTCAAGACCTGGACCAACGGCCAAGTCGGCAAGACCCAGCGTCTCGCCGAGGTGGTGCTTGTCGAGTCGCTGCCGCGTAGCGCGATCGGCAAAGTGCTGAAGCGTGAGCTCCGCGACCAGCGCCTTGGCATGAAGGCGGCGTCGTAA
- a CDS encoding Crp/Fnr family transcriptional regulator, whose amino-acid sequence MKPEAGFDSRDLLRKLGHGHAITKFVKNQTIFAQGDKADSVYLLLQGRIKVVVLSVQGKEAATGMVAPGQFFGEGCLVGEPIRSATTIAMQNCVVAIIAGARLIETLRAQPDFAELFVRHLLLRNRRIEEDLLDQLLNCSEKRLARLLLRLAEFDGGGQTQPIATHISQETLAEMIGTTRSRVSYFMNKFRKLGLISYDRTIEVDHVRLAAVLHDRAEARS is encoded by the coding sequence ATGAAGCCGGAGGCTGGTTTCGATTCCCGCGACCTGCTGCGCAAGCTCGGTCACGGCCACGCGATCACCAAATTCGTCAAGAATCAGACGATCTTCGCACAGGGCGATAAAGCCGACAGTGTGTATTTGCTGCTGCAGGGGCGTATCAAAGTCGTCGTGCTGTCGGTGCAGGGCAAAGAAGCGGCAACCGGCATGGTGGCGCCAGGTCAGTTCTTCGGCGAGGGGTGTCTGGTCGGCGAACCGATCCGCAGTGCCACCACGATCGCCATGCAGAACTGTGTGGTGGCGATCATCGCCGGCGCGCGGCTGATCGAGACATTGCGGGCGCAACCGGATTTCGCCGAATTGTTCGTCCGGCATCTGTTGCTACGCAACCGTCGCATCGAAGAGGATCTGCTCGACCAACTGCTCAACTGCAGCGAGAAGCGGCTGGCCCGTCTGCTGCTGCGCCTCGCCGAATTCGACGGGGGAGGTCAAACGCAGCCGATCGCGACGCACATCAGCCAGGAAACGCTGGCTGAGATGATCGGCACCACCCGCTCTCGGGTCAGCTACTTCATGAACAAATTCCGCAAGCTCGGCCTGATCAGCTACGATCGCACCATTGAGGTGGATCACGTCCGGCTCGCTGCCGTGCTGCACGATCGGGCAGAGGCGCGAAGCTAG
- a CDS encoding DUF3775 domain-containing protein, whose amino-acid sequence MPELAISTDKVAFLIEKAREFDVKEGDGDADSGSNGADDNMVDVLEDTGDDPVVQEIAGFISAMTEEEQIDLVALMRLGRGDGSIEEWEDLRREAAEGRNGRTARYLLGEPLLGDYLAEGLDQFGLSWNDERTTPVV is encoded by the coding sequence ATGCCCGAGCTCGCGATTTCGACCGACAAGGTCGCGTTTCTGATCGAGAAGGCGCGTGAATTCGACGTCAAGGAAGGCGACGGCGATGCCGATTCCGGATCGAACGGCGCCGACGACAACATGGTGGACGTGCTCGAAGACACCGGCGACGACCCGGTCGTTCAGGAGATCGCCGGCTTCATCAGCGCAATGACCGAGGAAGAGCAGATCGACCTGGTGGCCTTGATGCGGCTGGGCCGCGGCGACGGCAGCATCGAGGAATGGGAGGATCTGCGCCGCGAAGCCGCCGAGGGGCGCAACGGACGCACCGCGCGCTATCTGCTCGGCGAGCCGCTGCTCGGCGATTACCTGGCCGAAGGGCTGGATCAGTTCGGCCTGTCCTGGAACGACGAGCGCACCACCCCGGTGGTTTGA
- a CDS encoding MBL fold metallo-hydrolase, translating into MVWTIGKVKITKIVEMEMTGGTRFILPQATPQEIQAMPWLIPQFASAEGRLTMSIHSWVVETPTQRIVVDTGLGNDKQGRGVPHWNGLDKPFLQDLANAGYPADSIDTVICTHLHVDHVGWNTRLVDSRWVPTFPIARYLFGRTEYEYWKTHSTDAAHAAVFADSVQPVIDAGVVDLVDSDAQISDEISLIPTPGHSPGHVALHIRSEGEEAVLSGDVAHHPCQMERLEWSSSFDTDPLQSIETRRQLFSRFADTPALLFGGHFGPGRIVRDGDAFRLVALP; encoded by the coding sequence ATGGTCTGGACCATCGGCAAGGTCAAAATCACAAAAATCGTCGAAATGGAAATGACCGGAGGCACCCGGTTCATCCTGCCGCAAGCCACCCCTCAGGAAATCCAGGCGATGCCGTGGCTGATACCGCAGTTCGCCAGCGCCGAAGGCCGGTTGACGATGTCGATCCACAGTTGGGTGGTCGAAACGCCGACCCAGCGCATCGTGGTCGATACCGGTCTCGGCAACGACAAACAGGGCCGCGGCGTGCCGCATTGGAACGGCCTGGACAAACCGTTTCTGCAGGACTTGGCGAATGCCGGCTATCCGGCGGACAGCATCGACACGGTGATCTGCACCCATCTGCACGTCGATCACGTCGGCTGGAACACCAGACTGGTCGACAGCCGATGGGTGCCGACCTTTCCCATCGCGCGTTATCTGTTCGGCCGCACCGAGTACGAGTACTGGAAGACGCATTCGACCGACGCCGCCCACGCTGCAGTGTTCGCTGACTCGGTGCAACCGGTGATCGACGCCGGCGTCGTCGATCTGGTCGACAGCGACGCGCAGATCAGTGATGAAATCTCCCTGATCCCGACGCCCGGCCACAGTCCAGGGCACGTCGCACTGCACATTCGCTCCGAAGGCGAAGAGGCGGTGCTGTCGGGTGACGTCGCGCACCATCCCTGCCAGATGGAGCGGCTGGAATGGTCGTCCAGCTTCGACACCGACCCGCTGCAATCGATCGAGACCCGGCGGCAATTGTTCTCACGCTTCGCCGACACACCCGCCTTGCTGTTCGGCGGGCATTTCGGCCCCGGCCGGATCGTCCGCGACGGCGACGCCTTCCGCCTTGTGGCGCTGCCATGA
- a CDS encoding fumarylacetoacetate hydrolase family protein: MKLVRYGAIGHEKPGLIDKDGQLRDLSGQIADLAGDAFSPASLAKLAALDVAGLPTVQGKPRLGSPVGGAPKFIAIGLNYADHAAEANMPIPAEPIVFMKANNSLCGPNDDVEKPRGSTKLDWEVELAVIIGTRAKYVGEADALNYVAGYAVCNDVSERHFQLERLGQWTKGKSHDTFGPLGPWVVTKDEIADVHKLGMWLDVNGQRCQTGSTATMIFNVPKIVSYLSELMTLMPGDIITTGTPPGVGMGKKPPQFLDVGDVVSLGIDGLGEQKQTIVAA; this comes from the coding sequence ATGAAGCTCGTTCGTTACGGCGCTATCGGCCACGAGAAGCCCGGCTTGATCGACAAAGACGGCCAGCTTCGCGATCTGTCCGGACAGATCGCCGACCTCGCGGGCGACGCGTTTTCACCCGCGAGCCTCGCGAAGTTGGCTGCACTCGATGTCGCCGGTCTGCCCACGGTGCAGGGCAAGCCGCGGCTCGGCTCGCCGGTCGGCGGCGCGCCAAAATTCATCGCGATCGGGCTCAACTACGCCGACCACGCGGCCGAGGCCAACATGCCGATTCCGGCCGAGCCGATCGTGTTCATGAAGGCCAACAACTCGCTGTGCGGACCGAACGACGATGTCGAGAAACCTCGCGGCTCGACCAAGCTCGATTGGGAAGTCGAACTGGCGGTGATCATCGGCACCCGCGCCAAATATGTCGGCGAAGCCGACGCGCTCAACTACGTCGCCGGCTACGCAGTCTGCAACGACGTCTCCGAGCGTCACTTCCAGCTCGAGCGATTGGGACAATGGACCAAGGGCAAGTCGCACGACACCTTCGGCCCGCTCGGCCCCTGGGTCGTCACCAAGGACGAGATCGCCGACGTGCACAAGCTGGGGATGTGGCTCGACGTCAACGGCCAGCGCTGCCAGACCGGCTCGACCGCGACCATGATCTTCAACGTGCCCAAGATCGTGTCGTATCTGTCGGAGCTGATGACGCTGATGCCCGGTGACATCATCACCACAGGCACGCCGCCAGGCGTCGGCATGGGCAAGAAGCCGCCGCAGTTCCTCGACGTCGGCGACGTCGTCAGCCTCGGCATCGACGGCCTCGGCGAGCAGAAGCAGACCATCGTGGCGGCATGA
- a CDS encoding glutathione S-transferase family protein produces MKLTFSQASPFARKVRIAAIELGLIDQIEFVTAIVIPAQANEQYMREVNPLKKLPALILDNGEVIVDSYVIAEYLDELAGGGRLIPASGPERWRVKSDHSLLQGMLDSMLLCRYEKLVRPKELFWQGWYDDHWARAWAGMARFDRDTAMLNGPLTIAQIALACVLGYADFRFADCGWRTTYPNLDAFYQRMMQRESLKVSVPPTA; encoded by the coding sequence ATGAAGCTTACCTTCTCCCAAGCCTCGCCGTTCGCCCGCAAGGTGCGGATCGCGGCGATTGAACTTGGACTGATCGACCAAATCGAGTTCGTGACCGCGATCGTGATCCCGGCGCAAGCCAACGAGCAGTACATGCGCGAGGTCAACCCGCTGAAGAAGCTGCCGGCGCTGATCCTCGACAATGGCGAGGTGATCGTCGATTCTTACGTGATCGCCGAATATCTCGACGAGCTCGCCGGCGGAGGCAGACTGATCCCGGCCTCCGGCCCGGAGCGCTGGCGGGTCAAGAGTGACCACTCGCTGCTGCAGGGCATGCTGGATTCGATGCTGCTGTGCCGTTACGAGAAGCTGGTGCGGCCGAAGGAATTGTTCTGGCAGGGCTGGTACGACGATCACTGGGCCCGCGCCTGGGCCGGCATGGCGCGGTTCGACCGCGACACCGCGATGCTGAACGGACCGCTGACGATCGCGCAGATCGCGCTTGCCTGCGTGCTCGGCTATGCCGATTTCCGCTTTGCCGATTGCGGCTGGCGCACGACCTATCCCAATCTCGACGCGTTTTATCAGCGGATGATGCAGCGGGAGTCGCTGAAGGTGTCGGTGCCTCCGACTGCCTGA
- a CDS encoding methylated-DNA--[protein]-cysteine S-methyltransferase, protein MMPMGHHSHVLFDTAIGRCGIVWGARGIVAVQLPQPTEAQTWARIAQRHPDSAEALPPADVQRAIDGIVALLEGTAIDFADVALDLDGTSAFQRRVYDIARSIPAGKTLTYGDIAKQLGGVELSREVGQALGRNPCPIIVPCHRVLAAGDKPGGFSANGGVATKLKLLAIEGAAVNYTPSLFD, encoded by the coding sequence ATGATGCCGATGGGCCACCACAGTCATGTCCTGTTCGACACAGCGATCGGCCGCTGCGGCATCGTCTGGGGGGCGCGCGGGATCGTCGCTGTGCAGTTGCCGCAGCCGACCGAAGCGCAGACATGGGCCCGTATCGCCCAGCGTCACCCCGACAGCGCGGAAGCGCTGCCGCCGGCGGACGTGCAGCGCGCGATCGATGGCATCGTCGCGCTACTTGAAGGTACAGCGATCGATTTTGCCGATGTTGCGCTGGATCTTGACGGCACCTCGGCGTTTCAGCGCCGGGTCTACGACATCGCCCGCAGCATTCCGGCCGGCAAGACTCTGACCTATGGCGACATCGCCAAGCAGCTCGGCGGCGTCGAGCTGTCCCGCGAGGTCGGCCAGGCTCTGGGGCGCAATCCGTGCCCGATCATCGTGCCGTGCCACCGCGTGCTCGCCGCCGGGGACAAGCCCGGCGGCTTCTCGGCCAATGGCGGCGTCGCCACCAAGCTGAAGCTGCTGGCGATCGAAGGCGCGGCGGTCAACTACACGCCGAGCCTGTTCGACTAA
- a CDS encoding glycosyltransferase family 4 protein yields the protein MNILLAVFQLEKQSGKERDCIAIARHLAGRGHDVTLITTIPSSEPLDRITTVKVRARGLTNHRRARNFARAVREHRRTHQPDALLSFELVPGADFHYVADDAAILRDRLWAWPPRQRIRLALERGVFAAASRTELWFLTQDQHDAYHIAYDFDPTRAHVLPADPKKLLATVTARLEQYLPAA from the coding sequence ATGAACATCCTGCTGGCGGTTTTCCAACTTGAAAAGCAAAGCGGTAAGGAACGCGATTGCATCGCGATCGCGCGACATCTTGCCGGTCGCGGGCACGACGTCACCCTCATCACCACGATTCCATCGTCTGAACCGCTCGACCGCATCACGACCGTCAAGGTTCGCGCCCGCGGCCTGACCAATCATCGTCGGGCACGAAATTTCGCCCGGGCTGTCCGCGAGCACCGCCGCACGCATCAGCCGGATGCGCTGCTGTCGTTCGAACTGGTGCCCGGCGCCGACTTTCATTACGTCGCCGACGATGCGGCGATCCTGCGCGACCGGCTGTGGGCATGGCCGCCGCGGCAGCGGATCCGGCTGGCGCTGGAGCGCGGTGTGTTCGCTGCGGCCTCCCGCACCGAGCTGTGGTTCCTGACCCAGGATCAGCACGACGCCTATCACATCGCCTACGATTTCGACCCGACTCGCGCCCATGTGCTGCCGGCCGATCCGAAAAAGCTGCTTGCAACGGTCACCGCGCGACTCGAGCAGTACCTCCCGGCGGCTTGA
- a CDS encoding GNAT family N-acetyltransferase, translating into MLLRPARSDDFDSIQKVEIASFSTLQKAGAIDGTPSSSTTAQLQHYLDHALLYVACGPTGATVGFCGGYVAGRFLHVGEMDVLPGFQRRGLGRRLLTILLDEARARMLDGATLTTDRFAPFNAPFYATFGFRVLEGDHLPERLRKILDAEIESGLDRTRRVGMALRF; encoded by the coding sequence ATGCTCCTCAGGCCAGCAAGATCGGACGACTTCGACTCAATCCAGAAGGTGGAGATCGCCTCTTTTTCGACCCTGCAGAAGGCCGGCGCGATCGACGGCACGCCGTCGTCGAGCACCACCGCCCAATTGCAGCACTATCTCGATCACGCCCTTCTCTATGTCGCCTGCGGTCCCACCGGCGCTACGGTCGGATTCTGCGGCGGCTATGTCGCCGGCCGCTTTCTGCACGTCGGAGAGATGGACGTGCTACCTGGGTTTCAGCGAAGAGGGCTGGGCCGGCGGCTTCTGACGATCTTGCTCGACGAAGCACGTGCGCGGATGCTGGACGGCGCGACACTGACGACGGATCGGTTCGCGCCCTTCAATGCCCCCTTCTATGCGACCTTTGGCTTCCGGGTTCTGGAAGGCGACCACCTACCCGAACGTCTCCGGAAGATCCTCGACGCTGAGATCGAGAGCGGGCTCGATCGGACTCGTCGGGTCGGCATGGCGTTGCGGTTCTGA